A single genomic interval of Colius striatus isolate bColStr4 chromosome 9, bColStr4.1.hap1, whole genome shotgun sequence harbors:
- the SLC22A4 gene encoding solute carrier family 22 member 4 isoform X1 — protein MRDYDAATAFLGEWGRFQRLIFFLLSASIIPNGFNGMSAVFLAGTPEHRCAVPRGANLSGEWLNASIPLELRDGQEVPSRCRRYRLSALANFSALGLRPGSDVKLESLEQEPCLDGWEYSRDVYHSTIVTEWNLVCENDWKAPLTTSLFYVGVLIGSFISGQLSDRFGRKSILFLTMAVQTGFSFLQIFSINWEMFTVLFLIVGMGQISNYVVAFILGTEILGKSVRIIFSTLGVCIFFAIGYMLLPLFAYFIRDWRMLLLALTVPGLFCVPLWWIIPESPRWLISQGRYKEAEVIILKAAKINGVPAPDVLFDTTEDSKPQQQQKAILLDLFRTRNIATITIMSLLLWFFTSVGYFGLSLSTPNWHGDAYINCFLSAVIEVPAYVIAWLFLRFFPRRYSLSGTLLLGGSVVLFIQLVPADLNILSICLVMLGKFGITAAFSMLYVYNVELYPTLVRNMAVGATSTASRLGSIISPYFVYLGAYDRFLPYILMGSLTVVIGILTLFLPESYGTPLPEKFDQMLKVKCFRNGQQTTGIRNSKESPTVLMTPL, from the exons ATGCGTGACTACGATGCGGCCACCGCTTTCCTGGGCGAGTGGGGCCGCTTCCAGAGGctcatcttcttcctcctcagcgCCAGCATCATCCCCAACGGCTTCAACGGGATGTCGGCCGTCTTCCTGGCCGGCACTCCCGAGCACCGGTGCGCCGTGCCCCGCGGCGCCAACCTGAGCGGCGAGTGGCTCAACGCCAGCATCCCGCTGGAGCTGCGGGACGGGCAGGAGGTGCcgagccgctgccgccgctACCGCCTGTCCGCGCTGGCCAACTTCTCGGCGCTGGGGCTGCGGCCCGGCTCCGACGTGAAGCTGGAGTCGCTGGAGCAGGAGCCGTGCCTGGACGGCTGGGAGTACAGCCGCGATGTCTACCACTCCACCATCGTCACCGAG TGGAACCTGGTGTGTGAGAACGACTGGAAAGCCCCACTGACCACCTCCCTCTTCTACGTGGGCGTCCTCATTGGCTCCTTCATCTCGGGGCAGCTCTCAGACAG GTTTGGCAGGAAGAGTATCCTTTTTTTGACAATGGCTGTGCAGACTGGCTTCAGCTTCCTGCAGATCTTCTCTATCAACTGGGAGATGTTCACAGTCCTCTTTCTCATAGTGGGCATGGGACAGATCTCTAACTACGTGGTGGCCTTCATACTGG gaacagaaattCTTGGCAAATCAGTTCGTATTATATTCTCTACATTAGGAGTTTGCATATTTTTTGCAATTGGCTACATGTTGCTGCCACTGTTTGCTTACTTCATCAGAGACTGGcggatgctgctgctggcactcaCCGTCCCAGGGCTGTTCTGCGTCCCGCTCTGGTG GATCATTCCTGAATCCCCTCGGTGGCTGATCTCCCAGGGAAGATATAAGGAAGCAGAAGTTATTATCCTAAAGGCTGCAAAAATAAATGGTGTTCCAGCCCCAGACGTTCTTTTTGACACAACAGAG GATTCgaagcctcagcagcagcagaaggctaTCCTTCTGGACCTATTTCGAACCCGAAACATTGCAACTATTACTATTATGTCATTACTTTTGTG GTTTTTCACATCAGTTGGTTACTTTGGCCTGTCTCTCAGCACGCCAAACTGGCACGGAGATGCCTACATCAACTGTTTCCTCTCAGCTGTTATTGAAGTTCCAGCTTATGTGATTGCTTGGCTTTTCCTCCGCTTCTTCCCTCGGCGCTACTCCTTATCTGGCACCTTGCTTTTAGGAGGAAGTGTTGTTCTCTTCATTCAGCTGGTTCCTGCAG atCTTAACATCCTGTCTATTTGCCTGGTGATGCTTGGAAAATTTGGCATCACAGCTGCGTTTTCAATGCTTTATGTCTACAATGTGGAGCTATACCCTACGCTAGTGCGAAACATGGCGGTTGGAGCTACTTCCACAGCTTCCAGGCTGGGCAGCATCATTTCACCTTACTTTGTTTACCTAG GTGCCTACGACAGGTTCCTGCCATATATCCTGATGGGAAGCCTGACTGTGGTGATTGGGATCCTTACCCTGTTCCTCCCAGAGAGCTACGGCACTCCCCTGCCTGAGAAATTTGACCAAATGCTGAAGGTGAAATG tttcagaaatggGCAACAAACCACTGGCATTAGGAATTCAAAGGAGAGTCCTACAGTTCTGATGACACCTTTGTGA
- the SLC22A4 gene encoding solute carrier family 22 member 4 isoform X3, whose product MRDYDAATAFLGEWGRFQRLIFFLLSASIIPNGFNGMSAVFLAGTPEHRCAVPRGANLSGEWLNASIPLELRDGQEVPSRCRRYRLSALANFSALGLRPGSDVKLESLEQEPCLDGWEYSRDVYHSTIVTEWNLVCENDWKAPLTTSLFYVGVLIGSFISGQLSDRFGRKSILFLTMAVQTGFSFLQIFSINWEMFTVLFLIVGMGQISNYVVAFILGTEILGKSVRIIFSTLGVCIFFAIGYMLLPLFAYFIRDWRMLLLALTVPGLFCVPLWWIIPESPRWLISQGRYKEAEVIILKAAKINGVPAPDVLFDTTEDSKPQQQQKAILLDLFRTRNIATITIMSLLLWFFTSVGYFGLSLSTPNWHGDAYINCFLSAVIEVPAYVIAWLFLRFFPRRYSLSGTLLLGGSVVLFIQLVPADLNILSICLVMLGKFGITAAFSMLYVYNVELYPTLVRNMAVGATSTASRLGSIISPYFVYLGAYDRFLPYILMGSLTVVIGILTLFLPESYGTPLPEKFDQMLKVK is encoded by the exons ATGCGTGACTACGATGCGGCCACCGCTTTCCTGGGCGAGTGGGGCCGCTTCCAGAGGctcatcttcttcctcctcagcgCCAGCATCATCCCCAACGGCTTCAACGGGATGTCGGCCGTCTTCCTGGCCGGCACTCCCGAGCACCGGTGCGCCGTGCCCCGCGGCGCCAACCTGAGCGGCGAGTGGCTCAACGCCAGCATCCCGCTGGAGCTGCGGGACGGGCAGGAGGTGCcgagccgctgccgccgctACCGCCTGTCCGCGCTGGCCAACTTCTCGGCGCTGGGGCTGCGGCCCGGCTCCGACGTGAAGCTGGAGTCGCTGGAGCAGGAGCCGTGCCTGGACGGCTGGGAGTACAGCCGCGATGTCTACCACTCCACCATCGTCACCGAG TGGAACCTGGTGTGTGAGAACGACTGGAAAGCCCCACTGACCACCTCCCTCTTCTACGTGGGCGTCCTCATTGGCTCCTTCATCTCGGGGCAGCTCTCAGACAG GTTTGGCAGGAAGAGTATCCTTTTTTTGACAATGGCTGTGCAGACTGGCTTCAGCTTCCTGCAGATCTTCTCTATCAACTGGGAGATGTTCACAGTCCTCTTTCTCATAGTGGGCATGGGACAGATCTCTAACTACGTGGTGGCCTTCATACTGG gaacagaaattCTTGGCAAATCAGTTCGTATTATATTCTCTACATTAGGAGTTTGCATATTTTTTGCAATTGGCTACATGTTGCTGCCACTGTTTGCTTACTTCATCAGAGACTGGcggatgctgctgctggcactcaCCGTCCCAGGGCTGTTCTGCGTCCCGCTCTGGTG GATCATTCCTGAATCCCCTCGGTGGCTGATCTCCCAGGGAAGATATAAGGAAGCAGAAGTTATTATCCTAAAGGCTGCAAAAATAAATGGTGTTCCAGCCCCAGACGTTCTTTTTGACACAACAGAG GATTCgaagcctcagcagcagcagaaggctaTCCTTCTGGACCTATTTCGAACCCGAAACATTGCAACTATTACTATTATGTCATTACTTTTGTG GTTTTTCACATCAGTTGGTTACTTTGGCCTGTCTCTCAGCACGCCAAACTGGCACGGAGATGCCTACATCAACTGTTTCCTCTCAGCTGTTATTGAAGTTCCAGCTTATGTGATTGCTTGGCTTTTCCTCCGCTTCTTCCCTCGGCGCTACTCCTTATCTGGCACCTTGCTTTTAGGAGGAAGTGTTGTTCTCTTCATTCAGCTGGTTCCTGCAG atCTTAACATCCTGTCTATTTGCCTGGTGATGCTTGGAAAATTTGGCATCACAGCTGCGTTTTCAATGCTTTATGTCTACAATGTGGAGCTATACCCTACGCTAGTGCGAAACATGGCGGTTGGAGCTACTTCCACAGCTTCCAGGCTGGGCAGCATCATTTCACCTTACTTTGTTTACCTAG GTGCCTACGACAGGTTCCTGCCATATATCCTGATGGGAAGCCTGACTGTGGTGATTGGGATCCTTACCCTGTTCCTCCCAGAGAGCTACGGCACTCCCCTGCCTGAGAAATTTGACCAAATGCTGAAGGTGAAATG A
- the SLC22A4 gene encoding solute carrier family 22 member 4 isoform X2, with product MRDYDAATAFLGEWGRFQRLIFFLLSASIIPNGFNGMSAVFLAGTPEHRCAVPRGANLSGEWLNASIPLELRDGQEVPSRCRRYRLSALANFSALGLRPGSDVKLESLEQEPCLDGWEYSRDVYHSTIVTEWNLVCENDWKAPLTTSLFYVGVLIGSFISGQLSDRFGRKSILFLTMAVQTGFSFLQIFSINWEMFTVLFLIVGMGQISNYVVAFILGVCIFFAIGYMLLPLFAYFIRDWRMLLLALTVPGLFCVPLWWIIPESPRWLISQGRYKEAEVIILKAAKINGVPAPDVLFDTTEDSKPQQQQKAILLDLFRTRNIATITIMSLLLWFFTSVGYFGLSLSTPNWHGDAYINCFLSAVIEVPAYVIAWLFLRFFPRRYSLSGTLLLGGSVVLFIQLVPADLNILSICLVMLGKFGITAAFSMLYVYNVELYPTLVRNMAVGATSTASRLGSIISPYFVYLGAYDRFLPYILMGSLTVVIGILTLFLPESYGTPLPEKFDQMLKVKCFRNGQQTTGIRNSKESPTVLMTPL from the exons ATGCGTGACTACGATGCGGCCACCGCTTTCCTGGGCGAGTGGGGCCGCTTCCAGAGGctcatcttcttcctcctcagcgCCAGCATCATCCCCAACGGCTTCAACGGGATGTCGGCCGTCTTCCTGGCCGGCACTCCCGAGCACCGGTGCGCCGTGCCCCGCGGCGCCAACCTGAGCGGCGAGTGGCTCAACGCCAGCATCCCGCTGGAGCTGCGGGACGGGCAGGAGGTGCcgagccgctgccgccgctACCGCCTGTCCGCGCTGGCCAACTTCTCGGCGCTGGGGCTGCGGCCCGGCTCCGACGTGAAGCTGGAGTCGCTGGAGCAGGAGCCGTGCCTGGACGGCTGGGAGTACAGCCGCGATGTCTACCACTCCACCATCGTCACCGAG TGGAACCTGGTGTGTGAGAACGACTGGAAAGCCCCACTGACCACCTCCCTCTTCTACGTGGGCGTCCTCATTGGCTCCTTCATCTCGGGGCAGCTCTCAGACAG GTTTGGCAGGAAGAGTATCCTTTTTTTGACAATGGCTGTGCAGACTGGCTTCAGCTTCCTGCAGATCTTCTCTATCAACTGGGAGATGTTCACAGTCCTCTTTCTCATAGTGGGCATGGGACAGATCTCTAACTACGTGGTGGCCTTCATACTGG GAGTTTGCATATTTTTTGCAATTGGCTACATGTTGCTGCCACTGTTTGCTTACTTCATCAGAGACTGGcggatgctgctgctggcactcaCCGTCCCAGGGCTGTTCTGCGTCCCGCTCTGGTG GATCATTCCTGAATCCCCTCGGTGGCTGATCTCCCAGGGAAGATATAAGGAAGCAGAAGTTATTATCCTAAAGGCTGCAAAAATAAATGGTGTTCCAGCCCCAGACGTTCTTTTTGACACAACAGAG GATTCgaagcctcagcagcagcagaaggctaTCCTTCTGGACCTATTTCGAACCCGAAACATTGCAACTATTACTATTATGTCATTACTTTTGTG GTTTTTCACATCAGTTGGTTACTTTGGCCTGTCTCTCAGCACGCCAAACTGGCACGGAGATGCCTACATCAACTGTTTCCTCTCAGCTGTTATTGAAGTTCCAGCTTATGTGATTGCTTGGCTTTTCCTCCGCTTCTTCCCTCGGCGCTACTCCTTATCTGGCACCTTGCTTTTAGGAGGAAGTGTTGTTCTCTTCATTCAGCTGGTTCCTGCAG atCTTAACATCCTGTCTATTTGCCTGGTGATGCTTGGAAAATTTGGCATCACAGCTGCGTTTTCAATGCTTTATGTCTACAATGTGGAGCTATACCCTACGCTAGTGCGAAACATGGCGGTTGGAGCTACTTCCACAGCTTCCAGGCTGGGCAGCATCATTTCACCTTACTTTGTTTACCTAG GTGCCTACGACAGGTTCCTGCCATATATCCTGATGGGAAGCCTGACTGTGGTGATTGGGATCCTTACCCTGTTCCTCCCAGAGAGCTACGGCACTCCCCTGCCTGAGAAATTTGACCAAATGCTGAAGGTGAAATG tttcagaaatggGCAACAAACCACTGGCATTAGGAATTCAAAGGAGAGTCCTACAGTTCTGATGACACCTTTGTGA
- the SLC22A4 gene encoding solute carrier family 22 member 4 isoform X5, producing the protein MRDYDAATAFLGEWGRFQRLIFFLLSASIIPNGFNGMSAVFLAGTPEHRCAVPRGANLSGEWLNASIPLELRDGQEVPSRCRRYRLSALANFSALGLRPGSDVKLESLEQEPCLDGWEYSRDVYHSTIVTEWNLVCENDWKAPLTTSLFYVGVLIGSFISGQLSDRIIPESPRWLISQGRYKEAEVIILKAAKINGVPAPDVLFDTTEDSKPQQQQKAILLDLFRTRNIATITIMSLLLWFFTSVGYFGLSLSTPNWHGDAYINCFLSAVIEVPAYVIAWLFLRFFPRRYSLSGTLLLGGSVVLFIQLVPADLNILSICLVMLGKFGITAAFSMLYVYNVELYPTLVRNMAVGATSTASRLGSIISPYFVYLGAYDRFLPYILMGSLTVVIGILTLFLPESYGTPLPEKFDQMLKVKCFRNGQQTTGIRNSKESPTVLMTPL; encoded by the exons ATGCGTGACTACGATGCGGCCACCGCTTTCCTGGGCGAGTGGGGCCGCTTCCAGAGGctcatcttcttcctcctcagcgCCAGCATCATCCCCAACGGCTTCAACGGGATGTCGGCCGTCTTCCTGGCCGGCACTCCCGAGCACCGGTGCGCCGTGCCCCGCGGCGCCAACCTGAGCGGCGAGTGGCTCAACGCCAGCATCCCGCTGGAGCTGCGGGACGGGCAGGAGGTGCcgagccgctgccgccgctACCGCCTGTCCGCGCTGGCCAACTTCTCGGCGCTGGGGCTGCGGCCCGGCTCCGACGTGAAGCTGGAGTCGCTGGAGCAGGAGCCGTGCCTGGACGGCTGGGAGTACAGCCGCGATGTCTACCACTCCACCATCGTCACCGAG TGGAACCTGGTGTGTGAGAACGACTGGAAAGCCCCACTGACCACCTCCCTCTTCTACGTGGGCGTCCTCATTGGCTCCTTCATCTCGGGGCAGCTCTCAGACAG GATCATTCCTGAATCCCCTCGGTGGCTGATCTCCCAGGGAAGATATAAGGAAGCAGAAGTTATTATCCTAAAGGCTGCAAAAATAAATGGTGTTCCAGCCCCAGACGTTCTTTTTGACACAACAGAG GATTCgaagcctcagcagcagcagaaggctaTCCTTCTGGACCTATTTCGAACCCGAAACATTGCAACTATTACTATTATGTCATTACTTTTGTG GTTTTTCACATCAGTTGGTTACTTTGGCCTGTCTCTCAGCACGCCAAACTGGCACGGAGATGCCTACATCAACTGTTTCCTCTCAGCTGTTATTGAAGTTCCAGCTTATGTGATTGCTTGGCTTTTCCTCCGCTTCTTCCCTCGGCGCTACTCCTTATCTGGCACCTTGCTTTTAGGAGGAAGTGTTGTTCTCTTCATTCAGCTGGTTCCTGCAG atCTTAACATCCTGTCTATTTGCCTGGTGATGCTTGGAAAATTTGGCATCACAGCTGCGTTTTCAATGCTTTATGTCTACAATGTGGAGCTATACCCTACGCTAGTGCGAAACATGGCGGTTGGAGCTACTTCCACAGCTTCCAGGCTGGGCAGCATCATTTCACCTTACTTTGTTTACCTAG GTGCCTACGACAGGTTCCTGCCATATATCCTGATGGGAAGCCTGACTGTGGTGATTGGGATCCTTACCCTGTTCCTCCCAGAGAGCTACGGCACTCCCCTGCCTGAGAAATTTGACCAAATGCTGAAGGTGAAATG tttcagaaatggGCAACAAACCACTGGCATTAGGAATTCAAAGGAGAGTCCTACAGTTCTGATGACACCTTTGTGA
- the SLC22A4 gene encoding solute carrier family 22 member 4 isoform X4 gives MKGRTSAKGCLPITSVTELSTSVPALAEARSFWHWQRLILKMWNLVCENDWKAPLTTSLFYVGVLIGSFISGQLSDRFGRKSILFLTMAVQTGFSFLQIFSINWEMFTVLFLIVGMGQISNYVVAFILGTEILGKSVRIIFSTLGVCIFFAIGYMLLPLFAYFIRDWRMLLLALTVPGLFCVPLWWIIPESPRWLISQGRYKEAEVIILKAAKINGVPAPDVLFDTTEDSKPQQQQKAILLDLFRTRNIATITIMSLLLWFFTSVGYFGLSLSTPNWHGDAYINCFLSAVIEVPAYVIAWLFLRFFPRRYSLSGTLLLGGSVVLFIQLVPADLNILSICLVMLGKFGITAAFSMLYVYNVELYPTLVRNMAVGATSTASRLGSIISPYFVYLGAYDRFLPYILMGSLTVVIGILTLFLPESYGTPLPEKFDQMLKVKCFRNGQQTTGIRNSKESPTVLMTPL, from the exons ATGAAGGGCAGAACAAGTGCCAAAGGCTGCTTGCCTATAACCAGTGTTACTGAGCTCAGcacctctgtcccagccctggcagaaGCCAGGAGCTTTTGGCACTGGCAGAG GCTGATACTCAAGATG TGGAACCTGGTGTGTGAGAACGACTGGAAAGCCCCACTGACCACCTCCCTCTTCTACGTGGGCGTCCTCATTGGCTCCTTCATCTCGGGGCAGCTCTCAGACAG GTTTGGCAGGAAGAGTATCCTTTTTTTGACAATGGCTGTGCAGACTGGCTTCAGCTTCCTGCAGATCTTCTCTATCAACTGGGAGATGTTCACAGTCCTCTTTCTCATAGTGGGCATGGGACAGATCTCTAACTACGTGGTGGCCTTCATACTGG gaacagaaattCTTGGCAAATCAGTTCGTATTATATTCTCTACATTAGGAGTTTGCATATTTTTTGCAATTGGCTACATGTTGCTGCCACTGTTTGCTTACTTCATCAGAGACTGGcggatgctgctgctggcactcaCCGTCCCAGGGCTGTTCTGCGTCCCGCTCTGGTG GATCATTCCTGAATCCCCTCGGTGGCTGATCTCCCAGGGAAGATATAAGGAAGCAGAAGTTATTATCCTAAAGGCTGCAAAAATAAATGGTGTTCCAGCCCCAGACGTTCTTTTTGACACAACAGAG GATTCgaagcctcagcagcagcagaaggctaTCCTTCTGGACCTATTTCGAACCCGAAACATTGCAACTATTACTATTATGTCATTACTTTTGTG GTTTTTCACATCAGTTGGTTACTTTGGCCTGTCTCTCAGCACGCCAAACTGGCACGGAGATGCCTACATCAACTGTTTCCTCTCAGCTGTTATTGAAGTTCCAGCTTATGTGATTGCTTGGCTTTTCCTCCGCTTCTTCCCTCGGCGCTACTCCTTATCTGGCACCTTGCTTTTAGGAGGAAGTGTTGTTCTCTTCATTCAGCTGGTTCCTGCAG atCTTAACATCCTGTCTATTTGCCTGGTGATGCTTGGAAAATTTGGCATCACAGCTGCGTTTTCAATGCTTTATGTCTACAATGTGGAGCTATACCCTACGCTAGTGCGAAACATGGCGGTTGGAGCTACTTCCACAGCTTCCAGGCTGGGCAGCATCATTTCACCTTACTTTGTTTACCTAG GTGCCTACGACAGGTTCCTGCCATATATCCTGATGGGAAGCCTGACTGTGGTGATTGGGATCCTTACCCTGTTCCTCCCAGAGAGCTACGGCACTCCCCTGCCTGAGAAATTTGACCAAATGCTGAAGGTGAAATG tttcagaaatggGCAACAAACCACTGGCATTAGGAATTCAAAGGAGAGTCCTACAGTTCTGATGACACCTTTGTGA